TTTATTTGTTCCTATAAGTAACCCTCGGGGATGTGAATCCCCATTTCGAGATTACATAATCTTTCTTATATGATCTagctcattttaaaaacatgttttttttgaGGATTCCTTATTGCCTCAGCACTCTCACTGGTAAGAACACATCTTGTGTAACTCTGGACATGGACATGTGAGAGTCAGAACTCATCCTTATACTACAGGTTTATTCATTCTCAGGAAGAATCACATTGTTGAAAAACAAGGAAAAGCTCATCAATATGAtgaacaacacaacacaacagttATGCTGATACCAAAAAAGGAGGCAGAGGCAGACTTCGTGTAGGTAAGGGGAATTTTTGCCTGTTAGCTATGTTTATATATGAAGATTGCCCAAGAGGGTGAGATCCTCCATTATAAGTGATTGTATTGCTTTGTGTAGCCAATATTGTGTATAACGAGTATATTTGTaaatttattccctgctttttgctTCTCTGGGATTGGTCTAGAGTTGCAGCTGAATTCCAAAAAGAGAGGCTCCTCAAGATGAGGTTTATCTTGTGTATGCTTTTGCTGATtttttcatggaggggagggggtagaGCAAACTAGTTACATCATAttctgggagggggaaggaagaaaagttctGTTCCATTGGCAGGATGGACACCTATCTATTGACAGCTTTCTATTAATGAAACATTTAGTTTGGCTCCAGCCTAGTATTTGTTACAGGTTTACCCTGTCTGCAACTCATGGACTTGTACAATTTGCTTATAGATCAGTGTCTTTTTAATTATTACCAAGAGATAGCATCCGATTAAGAGGACATGAACTGTGGCAAGTAATTTGTGGAGCTCAACAACATACTGCTGTTCAGGCCAGCTCTGAAAGCCTGTGAACTTTTATTCATGTACCTTGGACTGTTATAGCCAATGTGTAGTTTATTTGTTTAGCACTGTTTCCCTTAATTCAGTGTATGATTTTTGTTACATTTCTTTCCCAACTATAGGCCTGCTATGAAAAATAATACAATGGAAAACCAGACCACTGTAGACGAATTTGTTCTTTTGGGGATTTCTGATGACGCAACAGTCCAAGTGTTCCTCTTCCTGATATTCTTGCCTATTTACCTCATAACCCTGCTAGGGAACGTGCTTATCATGCTGGTGATAAAGACCGATCCTCAACTACACACCCCAATGTATTTCTTCCTTAGTAACTTATCCTTCATCGACATTTGCTATTCCTCTGTCACGGTTCCCAAGATGCTTGAGAGCCTCCTGGCAACAAAGAAGACCATTTCTCTCAGTGGCTGCATTGCTCAgatcttcttttttattttcatgGTTGGAACAGAGATTTTCCTACTCTCGGCAATGGCGTATGACCGTTATGCTGCCATATGCAACCCATTGAGGTACAGCACTGTCATCAGCCCCCGTGTGTGTGTCCAGATGGTAGTGGGAGCCTGGGTATCTGGTTTCTTGGATTCTCTGGTCAACACTCTCTTTTTAACTGACTTGCATTTCTGCGGTCCCAGCAACATTAACCATTTCAGCTGCGAGTTGCCTTTGCTCCTGCAGCTGTCTTGCACTAGCACCTTCGCCAACGAAATGGTGATTCTCACCTTCAGCATGACATTGGGGtttgcctccctcctcctcaTTGTAGCTTCCTATGTTCACATCATTGGAGCCATTCTCAAGATCAGCTCTTCAGAAGGGAGGCAAAAGGCCTTCTCGACTTGTGCTTCCCACCTCACGGTGGTCCTTCTTTTTTGCGGGACAGCTTTCATTAGGTACAT
This genomic window from Euleptes europaea isolate rEulEur1 chromosome 18, rEulEur1.hap1, whole genome shotgun sequence contains:
- the LOC130489558 gene encoding olfactory receptor 5A2-like; its protein translation is MENQTTVDEFVLLGISDDATVQVFLFLIFLPIYLITLLGNVLIMLVIKTDPQLHTPMYFFLSNLSFIDICYSSVTVPKMLESLLATKKTISLSGCIAQIFFFIFMVGTEIFLLSAMAYDRYAAICNPLRYSTVISPRVCVQMVVGAWVSGFLDSLVNTLFLTDLHFCGPSNINHFSCELPLLLQLSCTSTFANEMVILTFSMTLGFASLLLIVASYVHIIGAILKISSSEGRQKAFSTCASHLTVVLLFCGTAFIRYMRPASGYSDTLDKLVSIQYSILTPMLNPIIYSLKNKEVKTALRKLFRR